A portion of the Fulvia fulva chromosome 1, complete sequence genome contains these proteins:
- a CDS encoding N-acyl homoserine lactonase has protein sequence MYCILIDHPVEGCILWETGCGKDYPTVWGPQVADVFTRVKYEPRHELDAAIEATGHKLEDIKKIIIRHLHLDHAGGLDMFLDRKDVEVWVHDLELKSAFWSVATGADIGVYLKHYLRLDLNWKTFDERVMDFCQGITLHHLPGHTDGLIGMQINMPESGTFLFISDHCHVIENWRDGIPQGWLARDHPAWFRSTQRLKHIERLTRGKVIPGHDETTFLELQQAQQKQGGFFM, from the exons ATGTACTGCATCCTCATTGACCATCCGGTCGAGGGGTGTATACTCTGGGAGACAGGCTGTGGCAAAGACTACCCGACTGTGTGGGGACCGCAGGTCGCCGACGTCTTCACGCGAGTCAAATACGAGCCGCGTCACGAACTGGATGCTGCAATTGAGGCTACTGGCCATAAGCTCGAGGACATCAAGAAGATCATCATTAGACATTTGCATTTGGATCATGCCGGCGGCCTAGACATGTTCCTGGACCGGAAGGACGTCGAAGTCTGGGTACATGACCTGGAACTCAAGTCCGCCTTCTGGTCCGTCGCTACCGGTGCGGATATCGGGGTATATTTGAAGCACTACTTGAGACTGGACCT CAACTGGAAGACTTTTGATGAAAGGGTGATGGACTTCTGCCAAGGCATCACTCTTCATCACCTGCCCGGCCATACAGATGGGCTCATAGGAATGCAGATCAACATGCCTGAGAGCGGGACTTTCTTGTTCATCAGTGATCATTGCCACGTCATTGAGAATTGGAGAGACGGAATACCGCAAGGCTGGCTTGCTCGAGACCATCCTGCTTG GTTCCGCAGTACTCAACGCCTGAAGCACATCGAACGCCTGACGCGTGGCAAGGTCATTCCAGGCCACGATGAGACGACGTTCCTGGAGCTGCAGCAAGCTCAGCAGAAGCAAGGCGGCTTCTTCATGTGA